Part of the Sinomonas atrocyanea genome is shown below.
GCGCGGGGCACTGCCGCCGCTGTGGGGCACCACGGACCGCCGCGTGGTGCTGGACGCGCTCGGGAGGCTCGCGCAGGCGGGCTGAGGCTGCGCTCAGACGGAGCGCAGCACCGAGACGACCTTGCCCATGACCGTCGCCTCGTCGCCCAGGATGGGCTCGTACCTGGTGTTCTGGGGCAGGAGCCAGGTGTGGCCGTCACGCTGCCGGAACGTCTTGACCGTGGCCTCGTCGTCGAGCAGGGCGGCGACGATGTCGCCGTTCTCGGCGCTGTTCTGCCGCCTGACGACGACCCAGTCTCCGTCGCAGATGGCCGCATCGATCATCGAGTCGCCCTTGACGCGGAGCATGAACAGCTCCCCGTAGCCCACGAGCTGGCGGGGGAGCGGCATGACGTCCTCGACCGCCTGGTCGGCGAGGATCGGGCCACCGGCGGCGATGCGGCCGACGAGCGGGACCATGGCCGTGTCCGCTGCGGACGCCATGGTCTCCAGCGTGGCCCCGCCGGCGCCGAGCAGCGCCGCGGCGCCCTCGCCGCTAACGCTGAGCTCGCCCTCGTCGAGGGTGAGCGGCATCAGGACCTCCATGGCGCGCGGACGCTTCGGGTCGCGCCGCAGGTAGCCGAGCTTCTCCAGCTGCGACAGCTGGTGCGTGACGCTCGAGAGGCTAGCGAGCCCGACCGTGTCGCCGATCTCGCGCATCGAGGGCGGGTACCCCTTGAGCTGTACCGAGCGCTGGATCGTCTCGAGGATCCTCTTCTGGCGCGCCGTCAGCCCTTTTGCCGCCTTCGTCCGTGGTGCCATGCCGTCCCTGTCCCTTCGCCGCCCGCGCCTCCGCGCGGTCTGTACCGGCTCGGGACCAGAACTGTCGGACCCCCTCCGCACCATGTCTCCATGGCCTTGAGAGGGAGCAGCCGGTCCGAAGGTTCGGGCCCGTGCCCCGTGCTGCTCCCACCGTAGGACAGTTGTGTGCACCTTTCAAACACATGTTCGAGCGAGTCTGGACATTGTTCGTGGACAGGTGCTAGGAAGGAACCAAGAAGTTCGAAGATGCATTCGAAGAAACTGCACCTCCGAGTCCCGCTCCTGCGCTGGAGCTTCGAAGAATCGAAGCCCGCCGCGCCGCCGGACCCGGGAGGTGCAGGGGAAGGCAGACCATGGCACACGCGATCCATCTCGGCCCCCTCGCGGCACCCCGCGCGGCACGGACCTCCCGCACGCCGCTGCGCCTGACGCGGCGGGGACGCATCGTCCTCGTCGTCGTCCCGCTGTTCCTGGCAACGCTCGCGATGCTCATCGCATGGGCGGCCCTCACGGTGCCGGCCCAGGCGGGCGCGGCGCCCCTCACCGGCCCGGGGGCCACCGTGACCGTGACGGTGCAGCCGGGGGAGTCCCTGTGGACGATCGCCGCCCGGCGCGTGCCGAACCAGGATCCGCGGGTCACCGTCAGTCAGATCCAGGACCTCAACGGCCTCACCGGCGTCCGGGTGCTCCCCGGCGAACAGATCCTCGTCCCGGTCCTCAAGTAGCCGCAAGGCGGCTCCGGTGCCGGGCGTCACGAACGCCCTGTCCTGCCGCCTCCGAATGGGGTGCGCCGAGGGCGCTGGCGTAGGCTGGAGCAGTGGACGACCAGCTTCAGCGACTCAACCGGCTCCCTCTCCGCGATGACCTCCGCGGCCAGCATCCGTACGGCGCGCCGCAGATCGATGTCCCCATCCAGCTCAACGTCAACGAGAACACCCACGGCGTCCCGCAGGACGTCCAGGACGCCATCGTGGAGGCCGTCCGCGGAGTCGTCGGGGGCCTGAACCGGTATCCGGACCGTGAGTTCACGCGGCTGCGGGAGTCCCTTGCCGAGTACCTCGGGCACGGCCTCGCCCCGGAGCAGCTCTGGGCCGCCAACGGGTCGAACGAGGTGCTGCAGCAGATCCTCCAGGCCTTCGGCGGCCCGGGGCGATCGGCCCTCGGCTTCCCTCCCACCTACTCGATGTACCCGCTGCTCGCCGCCGGGACCGGCACCGCGTACCTGAAGGGCACCCGCCAGGAGGACTTCGAGCTCACCGCAGCCTCGGCCGCGCGCCAGGTGCGCGAGCTCGCCCCGAACATCGTCTTCCTGTGCTCGCCCAACAACCCGACCGGGACGGCTCTCGGCCTCGACGTGGTCGAGGCCGTCTACGAGGCGGGCGAGGCGAGCCAGGCCATTGTCATCGTCGACGAGGCGTACGCCGAGTTCGCCCAGCTCGGCACGCACAGCGCCCTCACGCTGCTGCCCGGCCGCCCCCGGCTGATCGTGACGCGCACCATGAGCAAGGCCTTCGCCCTCGCCGGCGCACGCCTGGGCTACCTCGCCGCCGCCCCCGAGGTCATCGACGCGCTGCGCCTTGTCCGCCTCCCGTACCACCTCTCCGCCGTCACCCAGGCCACGGCGCTCGCCGCGCTCGAGCACCGGGCCTCCCTCATGGCCGAGGTCGAGGAGATCAAGCACCAGCGGGACCGCATCGTGAAGGAACTGGCGCGCATGGGCCTCACCCCGGCGTCCTCGGACTCGAACTTCGTCTTCTTCACAGGTCTCGGCGACCCGCAGAAGATCTGGCACGGCCTGCTCGAGGCGGGCGTGATCGTGCGCGACGTCGGGATCCCCGGGAGCCTGCGGGTCACCGCGGGCACCGAGCGCGAGACGAGCGCGTTCCTGACGCGGCTCGAGGAGCTCCTCGCCGCGGACGGCCGCCTGCCCGCCGCCTAGAATAAAAGAAGCACCCCCGCAGACGCCTGATCGAAGGACACACACCCATGAGTACCGAGCTGCAGACCGCGCCCGTGACCCAGCGGACCGCGCGGATGGAGCGCACCACGAGCGAGTCCTCGGTCCTCGTCGACATCAACCTCGACGGCACCGGCCGCTCCGACATCTCCAGCAGCGTCCCGTTCTACGACCACATGCTCACGGCCCTGTCCAAGCATTCGCTGATCGACCTGACCGTGAAGGCGACCGGGGACACGCATATCGACGTCCACCACACCGTCGAGGACATTGCGATCACGTTCGGCGAGGTCCTCAAGCAGGCGCTCGGCAACAAGGCCGGCATCCGCCGCTTCGGCGAGGCCTCGGTGCCGCTCGACGAGGCGCTCGCGCACGCGGTCGTGGACGTCTCGGGGCGCCCCTACCTCGTCCACAGCGGGGAGCCGGCAGGCCAGGAGTACCACCTCATCGGCGGCCACTTCACCGGCTCGCTCACGCGCCACGTGTTCGAGGCCATCACCCTGCACGCCGGGATCTGCCTGCACATGAACGTCCTCGCGGGCCGCGACCCCCACCACATCGTCGAGGCCCAGTTCAAGGCCTTCGCCCGGGCCCTGCGCGCCGCCGTCGAGCCGGACCCGCGCATCGGCGACGCCATCCCGTCCACGAAGGGGGCCCTGTGACCGCGGCGCCCGACGCCCTTCCCACCGCCCCCGAGGGCACCCCGGGCGCGGTCGTCGTCGACCCGAGGCACGCCGCGGAGAAGGTGCCGGACCCGCACGGCCGGCCCACCGTCGTCGTGCTCGACTACGGATCGGGGAACGTCCGCTCCGCGGTCCGCGCCCTCGAGCGCGCCGGAGCGGCCGTAACCCTGAGCTCGAAGGCCGAGGACGCGCTCGCGGCGGACGGCCTCGTCGTGCCCGGGGTCGGGGCCTTCGCGACCGTCATGAAGGAGCTCGCCGCGGTCGACGGACTGCGGATCATCGGCCGCCGCGTCGCCGGGGGACGGCCCGTCCTCGCCATCTGCGTCGGCCTGCAGGTCATGTTCGAGCGCGGCATCGAGCACGGCGTCGAGGCCGAGGGCCTCGGCGAGTGGCCCGGCACGGTCGAGCTCCTCCCCGCCGACGTCGTCCCGCACATGGGCTGGAACACCGTCACCGTCCCCGAGGGCTCGAAGCTCTTCGCCGGGGTCGAGCACGAGCGCTTCTACTTCGTGCACTCCTACGGGGTGCAGTCGTGGGACTTCGAGGTGGCCCAGCCGCGCATGGCGCCCCCGCTCGTGACGTGGAGCGAGCACGGCGCGCCGTTCATCGCCGCGGTCGAGAACGGCCCCCTGTGCGCCACCCAGTTCCACCCCGAGAAGTCGGGCGACGCCGGGGCCCGGCTCCTGCGCAACTGGGTCGAGTCGCTCACCAAGCCCGCTGCCGGGGCGTCCTGACGCATGTGGTCCGTGCTGCTGTTCGGCCTCGCGGGGCTGCTCGTCGGTGGTGCCGTCTCGTTCCGCCGCCAAGGACTGCCCAACTGGACTTGGATCGCCTTCGGGGCGCTCGCCGCAGCCGCCCTCGTGGCGGCCTACCTGCTGACCCTGCCGGCCGCGTGAGCCGGCGGAGACGACACTGAGGGAGACACCATGACCGACCAGGCCCCCGTCCTCGAACTGCTGCCCGCCGTCGACATCGTCGACGGCCAGGCCGTCCGGCTCGTCCAGGGCGAGGCCGGCAGCGAGACCGGCTACGGCTCGCCGCTCGATGCAGCCCACGCGTGGCAGGACGCCGGCGCCGAGTGGGTCCACCTCGTGGACCTCGACGCGGCGTTCGGCCGCGGCGACAACCGGGCGCTCATCGCCGAGGTCGTGCGCGGCCTCTCGCTCAAGGTCGAGCTCTCCGGCGGCCTGCGCGACGACGCCTCCCTCGAGGCGGCGCTCGAGCTCGGGGTGGCCCGGGTGAACCTCGGCACGGCGGCGATCGAGGACCCCGAGTGGACGGCCAAGGCCATCGCCCGCCACGGCGAGCGGATCGCCGTCGGCCTCGACGTGCGCGGCACGACCCTCGCCGGCCGCGGCTGGACCAAGGAGGGCGGGAACCTCTGGGACGTGCTCGCCCAGCTCGAGGACGCCGGGTGTGCCCGCTACGTCGTCACCGACGTCACCAAGGACGGCACCCTCCGCGGGCCCAACGTCGAGCTCCTGCAGCAGATGTGCGCCCGCACGGACAAGCCCGTCGTGGCCTCCGGCGGCATCTCCAGCCTCGAGGACCTCCGCACCCTGCGGACCCTCGTGCCCCTCGGCGTCGAGGGCGCGATCGTGGGCAAGGCCCTCTACTCCGGCCAGTTCACGCTGCCGGAGGCGCTCGACGTCGCCGGGCGGCGCTGAATGGCCGGGGCGCACGACGACGGCCCGTCGCCTTCGACGGAACGCCGCCTTCCCGGGCACATCGCCGCGGCGCTCGCCCGCGCCGGCCGCCCAGCCGACTCCGCCGGCCAGCCCTGGGACGGGCGCGACCTGAGCGGCGACGGCAACCCCCTCCACCAGTTCGACGCCGACGAGGGCCGCCCGGACCCGGCCGTGGCCGCCGCGGTCGCCGACCTCGTCGCGGGCACCGGGAGCGAGGCCGGCGTCCACCGCGCCCTCGCCGGAGCGCGCGTGTTCGTCGCCGTGGTGGCCAGCCTGGCCGAGGGAGGCCTCGGCGAGCACGGCTTCGCCGAGGACAAGGAGGCGGACATGGCCCTCGTGACGGTCGCCGCCCCGGACGGCCGCAAGGCGCTGCCGGTCTTCACCTCCGTCGAACGCCTCGAGGCGTGGCACCGGGACGCGCGCCCGGTCGCCGTGTTCGCTCCCCGCGCCGCGCTCTCCGCCGTCTCCGAAGGCGCCGAGCTGCTGGTGCTCGACCCGGGCGCTGACGTCACCCTCGTGCTGCGGCGCCCCGCGGTCTGGGCGCTCGCCCAGCAGAAGGAATGGACCCCCTCGTACGCGGACCCTTCCCTCGTGGACGAGGTCGAGAAGGCCGCTGAAGGGCTCGCCCCGGTGCGCGGCATCGCGATCTCCCCGGGCGCAGGGGTGGCGTCGAGGGATGCGGCGGGGCGCATCGTCGCGGGCGGCGGCGCGGGGCCGGAGCTGCGCCTCACGGTCTCCCTCGCGCCGGGTTTGCCAGCGGAGGCGGTGCGTGAGACGGTGTCAGAGCTGAACGGCAGGCTCGCCGTCAGCACCCGCTTCGCGGAAGCCGTCGACTCCATCGAGGTCAAGGTCCGCGCCGCGGACGGCTGAGTTCCGCCCTGCCACCGCCGGGCGGTGCGCACGGAAGAGGAACCCATGGACTTCGCCCAGTACGGGCACCTGTGGCGCCGGAAAGAGGTCCGGCGCCTGCTGCTCGTGGCGATGGTCGCGCGGCTCCCGCACTCCGCCGCCGGCGTGCTCCTGACCCTGCACGTCGTCCAGACCCTCGGCCTCGGGTACGCGGCCGCGGGCGCCGTGGCGGCGGTACTGACGATCGGGATCGCCCTCGGTGCCCCGTGGAGGGGCCGCAGGGTCGACACGGTGGGACTGCGGCCCGCGCTCATCCCCTCCATCGTGGCGGAGGCGGTCGTGTGGGGCGTCGCCCCGCACCTGGACTACCCATGGCTGCTCGTCGCGGCACTCGTGGGCGGCCTCTTCGCTCTGCCGGTCTTCTCGGTGGTGCGCCAGTCCCTCGGCGTCATGACCCACGCGGGGCAGCGCCGCACCGCCTTCGCCCTGGACTCGATCTGCACCGAGGTCACCTTCATGGTGGGCCCCGCCCTGGCCGCCTTCGTCGCCGTCGACGTCTCCACGGTCTGGGGCCTCATGGGGGTCGGCGCCTCGGCAGCGTTGGCAGGCCTCGCCCTGCTGTGGTTCAACCCGCCCACCCGCACGGGGCAGCCCGGAGCGGTTCCGGTCACCGACGCTGACGGCGCGGAGCTCGTCGAGGTGGCCTCCGGGCCGGAGTCGGCAGAGTCTCCCGCGCCCACCGAGGTCGCTGCCGGCCAGGCGGACGGAGCGTCGGGCCTGCGGCGCCTCCTCGGCCGGGTTCCCGGCGGTCCCGCCTGGGCCGGCGTGGCGGTCATCGTGGTGATGGCGGTCGCGTTCGGCGCAGGGATGGTCCTCTCCGGCACCGATGTGGGGATCGTCGCGATCCTGCGCGAGCATGGCGAAGGGGGCCAGCTCGGCGTCGTGTTCTTCTTCTGGTGCTTCGCCTCCCTCGTCGGAGGCCTGCTCTATGGGGCGATGCACCGGCCCATCTCGCCACTGGTCCTGCTCATGGCCATGAGCGTGCTGACCATCCCGATGGGCCTGGCCCACGACACGCTGACCCTCAGCCTGCTCTCGGTGCTGCCCGGGCTCCTGTGCGCACCGACGCTCTCGGCCGCCTCGGAGCGGGTCGCCGAGCTCGTCCCGGAGCGCCGCCGCGGCGAAGCGATGGGCTGGTACGGGTCCGCGCTCACCGCGGGGACCGCGCTCGGATCGCCGCTGACGGGCACCATGATCGACACGGTGGGCCCGTGGTCCGGCTTCGTGGGCATCGGCGCCGCGGGGACCCTCCTGTGCCTGGGCGGCATCGTCGCGCAGAGCGCACGACGGCGCCGCTCGCCGCAGTCGGTCGGCTGACCGCGGCGAGCGCCCGTCGCTAGTTGACCGGGCCCGTGTACTTCTCGCCCGGGCCCTTGCCCGGCTCGTCCTGGATCACGGACGCCTCGCGGAAGGCGAGCTGGAGGGAGCGGAGCCCGTCGCGCAACGGCCCGGCGTGCTGCGAGCCGATCTCGGGGCGGCCGCGGTCACGAGCCCCGCGAGCGCGGTGATGAGCTTGCGGGCCTCGTCGAGGTCCTTCAGCTCGGCCGCGTCCGCACCGTCGGCCAGCCCGCACTTGACGGCGGCCGCGCTCATGAGGTGGACCGCCGTCGTCGTGATGACCTCCACGGCCGCGACCTCCGCGATGTCACGCACCCGGGCATCCACGTCCGGGGTGCCGGCGGGGTCCGCGTCGAAGCTGTGGCGGTGGGCGCCATCGGAGGGCATGGGGGCATTGGGGGTGGTGCTGCTCATGCTGATAAGCTTGGCACAGACCGACTGGATGTCGTTATTCACGCGTGAGCCGTTCGACAGCCCGGCCAGCACCCCCACAGGGCGCTGGTGAGGGTTTTCGTGCGCCTACCCTGTATACTTGACTGACAGTTTGCAAGCGGAGATCACCTCCCACCTGTCGGCGTCCGGGCCTCGCGGCCGGAAAGCTGCCGGGTACTCAGGTTGGCCGGCCCGGCGTACGTCGGGCCGAGCAGGCTCGCCCCGACGGGGAGGGCGCCATCCGAGGCCTCCGATTGCACCGGCAATCGGGGGCCTTCCTTGTTGCCGGGGCACTTCCGTCACATGTACAGGAGCTTGAACATTAGCGATCCACGCATCAATGAGCGAATCCGCGTTCCCGAGGTTCGCCTCGTAGGCCCTGCGGGCGAGCAGGTGGGCATCGTACGCATCGAAGATGCGCTGCGACTGGCTACGGAGTCAGACCTCGACCTCGTCGAGGTGGCGCCCCAGGCCAAGCCACCGGTATGCAAGCTGATGGACTTCGGCAAGTACAAGTACGAGGCTGCGGTCAAGGCACGCGAGGCGCGGAAGAACCAGACGAACACCGTTCTGAAGGAGATCCGGTTCCGCCTCAAGATCGACAAGCACGACTACGAGACCAAGAAGGGCCACGCGCTCCGCTTCCTCGGTGCCGGCGACAAGGTCAAGGCCATGATCCAGTTCCGCGGCCGCGAGCAGCAGCGCCCCGAGATGGGCATCCGGCTGCTCCAGCGGTTCGCGGAGGACGTCGCCGAGGTCGGTTCGATCGAGTCGTCGCCCCGCATCGACGGCCGCAACATGGTCATGGTGATCGGCCCCCTGAAGAACAAGGCGGAGGCGAAGGCGGAGGCCCGCCGTGCAGCGCAGCGCGCTGCCGACAAGGCCAAGGCCGAGGAAGCGAAGTCCGCCTCGGTCACCGCCGGGCAGGCGCCGCTGACCCAGTCGCTGGGCGACGCGATCCCCGCCGAGTTCCTCCAGGCCGCCCAGGCCCGCGAGAACGCGGAGCCGGAGGCAGCCCCCGCCGCAGCGGAGGCTCCCGAGGAGTCCGTGGCCCAGGCAGCGGAGCCCGCCGAGGCGCCGCAGGCTGAAGCCCCCAAGGCTGAGGCCCCGAAGGCTGAGGCTCCGAAGGCCGAGGCCCCGAAGGCTGAGGCTCCGAAGGCCGAGGCCCCGAAGGCCGAGGCTCCGAAGGCTGAAGCCCCCAAGGCTGAGGCGCCCAAGGCTGAGGCCCCGAAGGCCGAGGCGCCCAAGGCCCCTGCGCCCGCGCAGCCGGTCGCGCCGAAGCCCGCAGCCGAGGCCGCCCCGAAGCCTGCCCAGTCGGCCCCACGGCCGGCGGCGGCGCCCAAGCCGGTGGTCCCGAAGCCTTCGGTCCCCAAGCCGGGCGCGCCGCGCCCGTCGTCGGCGGCACCGAAGCCGTCCGCCCCGAAGCCGACGGCGCCCCGGCCGTCCGGCCGCCGGGGCAACTAGACCAGACCTGGCCGGGCCGGTCCGCTCGCTCCTGGTGA
Proteins encoded:
- the lexA gene encoding transcriptional repressor LexA; its protein translation is MAPRTKAAKGLTARQKRILETIQRSVQLKGYPPSMREIGDTVGLASLSSVTHQLSQLEKLGYLRRDPKRPRAMEVLMPLTLDEGELSVSGEGAAALLGAGGATLETMASAADTAMVPLVGRIAAGGPILADQAVEDVMPLPRQLVGYGELFMLRVKGDSMIDAAICDGDWVVVRRQNSAENGDIVAALLDDEATVKTFRQRDGHTWLLPQNTRYEPILGDEATVMGKVVSVLRSV
- a CDS encoding LysM peptidoglycan-binding domain-containing protein, which codes for MAHAIHLGPLAAPRAARTSRTPLRLTRRGRIVLVVVPLFLATLAMLIAWAALTVPAQAGAAPLTGPGATVTVTVQPGESLWTIAARRVPNQDPRVTVSQIQDLNGLTGVRVLPGEQILVPVLK
- a CDS encoding histidinol-phosphate transaminase — its product is MDDQLQRLNRLPLRDDLRGQHPYGAPQIDVPIQLNVNENTHGVPQDVQDAIVEAVRGVVGGLNRYPDREFTRLRESLAEYLGHGLAPEQLWAANGSNEVLQQILQAFGGPGRSALGFPPTYSMYPLLAAGTGTAYLKGTRQEDFELTAASAARQVRELAPNIVFLCSPNNPTGTALGLDVVEAVYEAGEASQAIVIVDEAYAEFAQLGTHSALTLLPGRPRLIVTRTMSKAFALAGARLGYLAAAPEVIDALRLVRLPYHLSAVTQATALAALEHRASLMAEVEEIKHQRDRIVKELARMGLTPASSDSNFVFFTGLGDPQKIWHGLLEAGVIVRDVGIPGSLRVTAGTERETSAFLTRLEELLAADGRLPAA
- the hisB gene encoding imidazoleglycerol-phosphate dehydratase HisB, giving the protein MSTELQTAPVTQRTARMERTTSESSVLVDINLDGTGRSDISSSVPFYDHMLTALSKHSLIDLTVKATGDTHIDVHHTVEDIAITFGEVLKQALGNKAGIRRFGEASVPLDEALAHAVVDVSGRPYLVHSGEPAGQEYHLIGGHFTGSLTRHVFEAITLHAGICLHMNVLAGRDPHHIVEAQFKAFARALRAAVEPDPRIGDAIPSTKGAL
- the hisH gene encoding imidazole glycerol phosphate synthase subunit HisH, which codes for MPDPHGRPTVVVLDYGSGNVRSAVRALERAGAAVTLSSKAEDALAADGLVVPGVGAFATVMKELAAVDGLRIIGRRVAGGRPVLAICVGLQVMFERGIEHGVEAEGLGEWPGTVELLPADVVPHMGWNTVTVPEGSKLFAGVEHERFYFVHSYGVQSWDFEVAQPRMAPPLVTWSEHGAPFIAAVENGPLCATQFHPEKSGDAGARLLRNWVESLTKPAAGAS
- the priA gene encoding bifunctional 1-(5-phosphoribosyl)-5-((5-phosphoribosylamino)methylideneamino)imidazole-4-carboxamide isomerase/phosphoribosylanthranilate isomerase PriA — encoded protein: MTDQAPVLELLPAVDIVDGQAVRLVQGEAGSETGYGSPLDAAHAWQDAGAEWVHLVDLDAAFGRGDNRALIAEVVRGLSLKVELSGGLRDDASLEAALELGVARVNLGTAAIEDPEWTAKAIARHGERIAVGLDVRGTTLAGRGWTKEGGNLWDVLAQLEDAGCARYVVTDVTKDGTLRGPNVELLQQMCARTDKPVVASGGISSLEDLRTLRTLVPLGVEGAIVGKALYSGQFTLPEALDVAGRR
- a CDS encoding SseB family protein; translation: MAGAHDDGPSPSTERRLPGHIAAALARAGRPADSAGQPWDGRDLSGDGNPLHQFDADEGRPDPAVAAAVADLVAGTGSEAGVHRALAGARVFVAVVASLAEGGLGEHGFAEDKEADMALVTVAAPDGRKALPVFTSVERLEAWHRDARPVAVFAPRAALSAVSEGAELLVLDPGADVTLVLRRPAVWALAQQKEWTPSYADPSLVDEVEKAAEGLAPVRGIAISPGAGVASRDAAGRIVAGGGAGPELRLTVSLAPGLPAEAVRETVSELNGRLAVSTRFAEAVDSIEVKVRAADG
- a CDS encoding MFS transporter; this encodes MDFAQYGHLWRRKEVRRLLLVAMVARLPHSAAGVLLTLHVVQTLGLGYAAAGAVAAVLTIGIALGAPWRGRRVDTVGLRPALIPSIVAEAVVWGVAPHLDYPWLLVAALVGGLFALPVFSVVRQSLGVMTHAGQRRTAFALDSICTEVTFMVGPALAAFVAVDVSTVWGLMGVGASAALAGLALLWFNPPTRTGQPGAVPVTDADGAELVEVASGPESAESPAPTEVAAGQADGASGLRRLLGRVPGGPAWAGVAVIVVMAVAFGAGMVLSGTDVGIVAILREHGEGGQLGVVFFFWCFASLVGGLLYGAMHRPISPLVLLMAMSVLTIPMGLAHDTLTLSLLSVLPGLLCAPTLSAASERVAELVPERRRGEAMGWYGSALTAGTALGSPLTGTMIDTVGPWSGFVGIGAAGTLLCLGGIVAQSARRRRSPQSVG
- the infC gene encoding translation initiation factor IF-3, with amino-acid sequence MYRSLNISDPRINERIRVPEVRLVGPAGEQVGIVRIEDALRLATESDLDLVEVAPQAKPPVCKLMDFGKYKYEAAVKAREARKNQTNTVLKEIRFRLKIDKHDYETKKGHALRFLGAGDKVKAMIQFRGREQQRPEMGIRLLQRFAEDVAEVGSIESSPRIDGRNMVMVIGPLKNKAEAKAEARRAAQRAADKAKAEEAKSASVTAGQAPLTQSLGDAIPAEFLQAAQARENAEPEAAPAAAEAPEESVAQAAEPAEAPQAEAPKAEAPKAEAPKAEAPKAEAPKAEAPKAEAPKAEAPKAEAPKAEAPKAEAPKAPAPAQPVAPKPAAEAAPKPAQSAPRPAAAPKPVVPKPSVPKPGAPRPSSAAPKPSAPKPTAPRPSGRRGN